Within Vigna unguiculata cultivar IT97K-499-35 chromosome 2, ASM411807v1, whole genome shotgun sequence, the genomic segment TTATATGGTTACTTTGGTTGAGACAAAACAAAAGCATTGAACTTTAACCTGCATGGGCGTTAGATGTGCGTTGAAAAAGTCCTCGGCCATTCTGTAACTCTGGCTGAGTTCAGCACACACGTTGGTTTGGCTAATGCAGCTTCTGATGCGATCCCACTTGAAGGAGCTTCTAACCCTTCGACGAAGGAACCCAGAAAAGTCGTTCATATGATATTGCAAGTAAGCTCTGTCAGCTTCAATGTTGCCATGACCTCGAAGCGTGACCATGTAAACAAAGCCCACCAGACAGACTAAAAGTATCACCAGCACGAGCATGACAACGAGGTACACTACGAGGAGCCAGGTGATTCTGAAAAAGGCTCCAATGCAACCTGCGAGAGCCACCACCAAGATGAGAACTCCGAGGATGATGACGGGCCACTGCAGAAACTGGACGCAGGTGTCTGCCTGGCCGTTTGCTAGCCAGATTCCGGCGCCGATGATCGGGATTGAGAGGATCACGGCCACGAGGTTTATGCATACAATCACATTGTTGCTCGCTGCCATCTTTGTAGGAGAAATGTTTCTGGGTTTTGTTTGTTTCTTAGGAAAACTAGAAGATGGTAGAAAACGAACTGGAGTGAGTGAAGGAGGGTTGGAGAAAGGTTGGATACATTATGAGaacataaactaaaattactTAATGGTGAGATTAGATGTTTTAGAGGTGTGGGGAATCCTTGAGACTGGGAGCAAAACTTTTTGAAAAGTGATGCCTTGTAAACAGTACAGATTGAGAcaaaaataggtaaaaaaaaataaaaatagagggaAAGATGAAAGTGGGTGCCAGTAATGTGCAATGTATGGTAGAGTGTAGGTCATAGACAGCATCAACAAAAGAATCTGTTTATCATCACTACTCGGGCTTTTCTCTGCATACATGTTGACTTTTCTCACATATCATAAAGACTTTCACTTACATGTTCAcattcttcctcttcctctttcgAATCAGTTCTGCTTTGTgtttgtattttaaaagatatgatACAGATTAAGAGTTTAAGGTGAGTAGGAAGTTTTACGGGAATAAAAATgacaaagataattaatatataagtagaaAGATCAATAAATTCtctttattaaagtttttatgtTGGAAGGGATGTCATGTTCTTATTCAAGTTTGTTCAAATTTATTGGTATTGAATCTTTTGACATCTTCTTCCATGAAAACGATGATTATCATGATAATAGTTGGGATGAAAAATCTCACAGTAGTATCTTCTTGTATCTAAAGTCATTCGTTTCAAGAAAATATGTCTTGAccatgttataaaataagaaaatgatattttaacttactttttttttatttatttttaactcggTATTTcgattattattatatcatctattttgatttttttagtaatgtaaTATGATGATCAAATGATTATTGaaatgatagattaaaagtgaattaaaaaaaatgaattaaagtatcattatctTTTCAAAATAATGGTCACCATTATGTACTCTTAAGAGGTAGGTGTACAAACATGTAAAAACTCACACTTCAGAAaaagaatgttaaaaataagataatttgaAAGTTCCACagtgaataaaaataagaaaaataattaatataagtaGAATGACCAATAAACTATCTACTTTTAAGTTTTTTGGTTGAAATTCACCTCATGATATCTTATATTGGTTCATATAGTTGTTCAcaaatttttcatgaaaaaccTCACCATACATCATTAGATGAAGAAAATGCCTTTCTCTTGACAATTATGGCTAATTTGGCATCTTGGTTAGGAGAATTGTTTATAGGTTTTGGTTGTCATCTAGAAAACCAGTTGATGAAAGATGAAATGGAGCGACGGAGAGAATCCATAAAAAGGTGTGAATTTTGGATACATAGACTGACGGAGTATTTGTTTATTCATCTCCTTGATACTTGAGAGCAGCTACAGTATCTCAAATttgcatgttttatttattttatttctagttaAGTGAACCTTAAACCTAAAGTTCATTTAAGATATTATGAAAGcataatttaattagttaaaatataagaaatcaaataaataagtaaatttagACAGAATTAATGATTGAACCAAAATTATATAGATCTCATAAGACAAGGAATGATAtgtttttatacattaatttattattgacATATTTACTTATCAGTGTAGCGTATACCGGGGTTTGTTGGGTTCTTGATTTTTTTCACTCTAAAATAAggttgtatatatatattgtattatatttggataagaattttattataactataaaatattatagttttattaatattagaataaaatttcaatttatatatttttaaattaatattaaattattttattataataacttaaaactaataaaatagaatattcattataatattctataatatttaaataaataaaatcattaaagaaaaataaaatcttatatagaattcaaattaaatttaatttggatttaacatttgatattaaccaatatatatttttattggcattcatttttttttaatttatctttaaactagctattattttaaattaaaataattaatttttttaaaataactattaatttaaatgtacttcttttataataaaataattattttatcatttttctcgtaaatcattatttatttttcaataaaagaaaaacacatagTATCTGCATGTATTTTCactgactaaattaaaaatagtaaattaaatcatatatcaaacaggcacataataaataattagttgTTCTAAATATGTCAGATACACAAAgagagaaaattttattaaaaatataaaactcatggataattttctacattttaaaaagaaattactcGCCCACTATTATATTGGTAGGAAATATCTTAGGTAAAGGCTAATACCTGAATCATGAGGAGATTCTTTGGGTTGGGACATgagatatatatttttgttcctaaacataattcaaagaaaaaaaaaataaatcagaaAGGCTTCTCCTTTATCTCTTTATCCACACTGCGTTGTGTTGTGTTTATACCCAACTTCGAAAATGGCTACTTTAGAATCTGCCCTCACCCTGTTCGCACCCCAACGATTTTCGGATAATTATCGTTCGTCTGCAAAACCACCTCACTCCATTAAGCTCAATGCTTCCACTTCCCTTTTCTTCCCTTCCAAGGTCTCTTTCAAATCTGCAAGACTCTGCTTCCACCTATGCTCTGCTCTGCAAGAGCTACCCACAACAGAGAAAACACCTGACCCAACCCAACCAACTAACAACCTCACCAAGCTTTACGTCGCTAACTTGCCTTGGACTCTGTCGCCGGCCGATATCAAGAACCTTTTTGCCCAATGCGGAACCGTAACTGACGTCGAGGTTGTCATATAACTCTCCCTCTTGCACTTGCTTTTCCATTATGATTTTGTAATGAGAAAATGGGAACTGGGTGTGgtgttttaattttgaatttggatgttttttatttgtacGGATACGGGTTCGTTCAATTGCCTTGACATAAACAACCCTTGTTAGATATATCCCTAAACCCCAAAGATTAGTTGAGTAGTTGTAAATGAATGAAGTTACTCTTTTGCAGATTGCTCATTTGGCCTATGCAGTAATCCTTTATATGGGTCTTTTCTGACATTCCAAACAGTCATGTTTGTAGCATTATAAGCTTATTTTGTATGCATAATGATACAGTATTGAAATATTCTCTATTAGTTGAGTAATGTTGGCCTGTTTTTATGTATCTTTGTGTAATTTGGAGAAATGGATTTTTATTGTAGTAGATAATAAGGAACAAAAAAGGGAGGCACATGGGATATGCCTTCGTTACTATGGATTCCGGAGAAGAGGCTCAGGCTGCTCTTGATAAATTTGATACATATGTAAGTTGCTGCGATTTTGTTCAATTCACACAATACATATTGATATAGTGTTTTTCTAGGGTGTTCGTTGCAGTTGCTTCCACTGTCTTAATATTTGA encodes:
- the LOC114172966 gene encoding protein TORNADO 2-like, with product MAASNNVIVCINLVAVILSIPIIGAGIWLANGQADTCVQFLQWPVIILGVLILVVALAGCIGAFFRITWLLVVYLVVMLVLVILLVCLVGFVYMVTLRGHGNIEADRAYLQYHMNDFSGFLRRRVRSSFKWDRIRSCISQTNVCAELSQSYRMAEDFFNAHLTPMQSGCCRPPTQCGYTFVNPTYWIRAFNLGADMDCLQWSNDQTQLCYNCDSCKGGLLANLRKEWKRANVILIITVIVLIVVYLVGCCAFRNAKTEDLFRKYKQGYT